A single genomic interval of Haloterrigena salifodinae harbors:
- a CDS encoding ABC transporter ATP-binding protein, whose amino-acid sequence MTELRLEGVTKRYGADGNGTVALRDVDLTVRDGEFFTLVGPSGCGKTTTLRAIAGFEAPTDGTVRFDGEAVTDAAPEERDVGVVFQSYALFPHMSVAENVGYGLRYREPPAGTSVDERVRELLELVDLEGMGDRDPDQLSGGQRQRVALARALAPEPDLLLLDEPMSALDARLRESLRRQLKRIQSRLEITTVYVTHDQAEALAISDRLAVLRDGRIEQVGRPREIYREPSTRFVAEFVGDNNVFDATVRGRDGDRARVAVDGSDREFEIAGVPAGAERVSFCVRPAALARDADANRFAVEIETSEFRGEHVRTYGRWSAGSVVLQFDTEMQLPSDSDGLENGATATTDGGMGDNGADGADDGGDATIDGDVVVGFAPTDAHVLETQSAEERR is encoded by the coding sequence GTGACCGAACTCCGACTCGAGGGCGTCACCAAGCGCTACGGCGCGGACGGGAACGGCACCGTCGCGCTACGGGACGTCGACTTGACCGTCCGTGACGGCGAGTTCTTCACGCTCGTCGGGCCGTCGGGTTGCGGGAAGACGACCACACTCAGAGCGATCGCGGGGTTCGAGGCGCCGACCGACGGAACCGTCCGCTTCGACGGCGAGGCCGTCACCGACGCGGCGCCCGAGGAGCGCGACGTCGGCGTCGTCTTTCAGAGCTACGCGCTCTTTCCGCACATGAGCGTCGCCGAAAACGTCGGCTACGGGCTCCGGTACCGGGAGCCGCCTGCAGGGACGAGCGTCGACGAGCGCGTCCGCGAACTGCTCGAGTTGGTCGACCTCGAGGGGATGGGCGATCGCGATCCCGATCAGCTGTCGGGCGGCCAGCGCCAGCGGGTCGCGCTGGCCCGTGCGCTCGCGCCCGAACCCGACCTGCTCCTGCTCGACGAGCCGATGAGCGCGCTCGACGCGCGGCTCCGGGAGTCGCTGCGCCGACAGCTCAAACGGATCCAGTCGCGACTCGAGATCACGACCGTCTACGTCACCCACGACCAGGCTGAGGCGCTAGCGATCTCGGACCGCCTCGCGGTGCTGCGCGACGGCCGGATCGAGCAGGTCGGCCGTCCGCGGGAGATCTACCGCGAGCCGTCGACGCGGTTCGTCGCCGAGTTCGTCGGCGACAACAACGTCTTCGACGCGACCGTGCGCGGCCGCGACGGCGACCGGGCGCGGGTCGCCGTCGACGGAAGCGACCGCGAGTTCGAGATCGCGGGCGTCCCGGCCGGCGCGGAACGCGTGAGTTTCTGCGTCCGACCGGCCGCGCTCGCTCGAGACGCCGACGCCAATCGGTTCGCCGTCGAGATCGAAACGAGCGAGTTCCGCGGCGAGCACGTCCGGACGTACGGGCGGTGGAGCGCCGGATCGGTCGTGCTCCAGTTCGATACCGAGATGCAGCTCCCGTCGGACTCCGACGGCCTCGAGAACGGGGCGACCGCGACGACTGACGGCGGTATGGGCGACAACGGAGCTGACGGGGCGGACGACGGTGGTGACGCGACGATCGACGGCGACGTCGTCGTCGGGTTCGCGCCGACGGACGCGCACGTACTTGAGACGCAGTCGGCAGAAGAGCGACGGTAA
- a CDS encoding ABC transporter permease: MSLADRSVVDRLSAGAVSAWLERHALPLAALGTAAVLVVVLYLPVGLVFVEALLEDGSPTLGHVAEVLTDPFYFGVLADVFADPLAIGAHLGSLAGWLTAVSIAPTLAYPVPGVDLPVPWLAVDAPPVRKGLFGFTAYQAALSTVASVAIGLPAAAVLANYEFRGRRTLRSLTILPFVLPGIMVAVGFYAMFGRTGTLNTLFGAVGLGPFAFVETSPLAIVILAHAFYNAPLVARLTVSAWESVDARTVETARSLGASPRRAFRDVVVPQLVPAVLTGALLTFIFTFMTFPIVLALGGLQLATVEVWIYDRVQRLAYGEAASLAILETILSLGLTYAYLRYESAQTGFSQAPSPPPREALFPDVRTVLSPRRLAVLGYGLVALVLFVGPLASLVVGSFTDGSGFTLRNYAFLLERQLEGASFQTRPVPAIRNSLLFGLATLAVAVPMGVVISVLTVRAGRSGRLVDTLAMLPLAVSGVVFGIGLLQGLVFGIPLPGGWRLQVTGAVAIVAAHAVAAYPFVTRNVSPLLATLDPAMVESARALGASRTRALLDVELPLVASGIVAGAAFAFAVSIGEFSSTVILASGSEHYTMPVAVERYLGRRSGPAIAMGTLLLAVTAASFVVIDRVGGRYEL; the protein is encoded by the coding sequence GTGTCTCTCGCAGATCGTTCCGTCGTCGATCGACTCTCCGCCGGCGCCGTCAGCGCGTGGCTCGAGCGCCACGCCCTCCCGCTGGCCGCGCTCGGGACGGCGGCCGTCCTCGTCGTCGTGCTCTACCTCCCCGTCGGGCTCGTCTTTGTGGAGGCACTCCTCGAGGACGGATCGCCGACGCTCGGCCACGTCGCCGAGGTGCTGACGGATCCGTTCTACTTCGGCGTCCTCGCGGACGTCTTCGCCGACCCGCTCGCGATCGGCGCGCATCTCGGCTCGCTCGCGGGCTGGCTCACCGCGGTGTCGATCGCGCCGACCCTCGCGTATCCGGTTCCCGGCGTCGACCTGCCGGTGCCGTGGCTCGCTGTCGACGCGCCGCCGGTTCGGAAGGGGCTGTTCGGTTTCACGGCCTATCAGGCCGCGCTGTCAACGGTCGCAAGCGTCGCGATCGGCCTCCCGGCCGCCGCCGTCCTCGCGAACTACGAGTTCCGCGGCCGGCGCACGCTCCGGTCGCTGACGATCCTGCCGTTCGTGTTGCCTGGAATCATGGTCGCCGTCGGCTTCTATGCGATGTTCGGGCGGACGGGGACGCTCAACACCCTGTTCGGAGCCGTCGGCCTGGGTCCGTTCGCGTTCGTCGAGACGAGTCCGCTCGCGATCGTGATCCTGGCCCACGCCTTCTACAACGCGCCGCTGGTCGCCCGCCTGACCGTCTCCGCCTGGGAGTCCGTCGACGCCCGAACCGTCGAGACCGCTCGCAGCCTCGGCGCGAGTCCGCGCCGGGCCTTCCGCGACGTCGTCGTGCCGCAACTCGTCCCGGCGGTCCTTACCGGCGCGCTGCTGACCTTCATCTTCACGTTCATGACCTTTCCCATCGTGCTCGCGCTCGGCGGCCTCCAACTGGCGACCGTCGAGGTCTGGATCTACGACCGGGTCCAGCGGTTGGCCTACGGGGAAGCGGCCTCGCTCGCGATCCTCGAGACGATCCTCTCGCTGGGGCTGACCTACGCCTACCTCAGGTACGAGTCAGCACAGACCGGGTTCTCGCAGGCGCCGTCGCCGCCGCCGAGGGAGGCGCTTTTCCCCGACGTGCGGACGGTGCTCTCGCCGCGGCGGCTCGCGGTTCTGGGGTACGGCCTCGTCGCGCTGGTCCTCTTCGTCGGCCCGCTGGCGAGTCTGGTCGTCGGGAGTTTCACCGATGGCTCCGGGTTCACGCTCCGGAACTACGCGTTCCTGCTCGAGCGCCAACTCGAGGGCGCGAGCTTCCAGACGCGTCCGGTCCCCGCGATCCGGAACTCGCTACTGTTCGGGCTCGCGACGCTGGCCGTCGCGGTCCCGATGGGCGTCGTGATCTCGGTACTGACGGTCCGGGCCGGCAGGAGCGGACGGCTCGTCGACACGCTCGCAATGCTCCCGCTGGCGGTCAGCGGCGTCGTCTTCGGGATCGGGCTCCTGCAGGGGCTGGTCTTCGGTATTCCGCTCCCGGGCGGCTGGCGCCTTCAGGTGACGGGCGCGGTCGCCATCGTTGCCGCCCACGCGGTCGCCGCCTACCCGTTCGTGACGCGCAACGTCTCGCCGCTGCTCGCGACCCTCGATCCGGCGATGGTCGAGTCCGCTCGCGCGCTCGGCGCCTCGCGAACGCGGGCGCTGCTCGACGTCGAACTCCCGCTGGTCGCCAGCGGGATCGTCGCCGGCGCGGCCTTCGCCTTCGCCGTCTCGATCGGCGAGTTCTCTTCGACGGTGATTTTGGCCAGCGGGAGCGAGCACTACACGATGCCGGTCGCCGTCGAACGCTATCTGGGCCGTCGCTCCGGGCCCGCGATCGCCATGGGGACCCTGCTATTGGCCGTCACGGCGGCGAGTTTCGTCGTCATCGATCGCGTCGGCGGGAGGTACGAACTGTGA
- a CDS encoding thiamine ABC transporter substrate-binding protein — MKRRALLGAIGSGSALGVAGCLTRDDGGDEEGDGTLTVVTYESMIDTEDSAGPWLKERFEDEFDAELEWKQLPDGGINHYVQRADRDAGIDADVYLGLNVDDLVRVDDQLDDGALFRELDRDRLERADRVRDEFALGDPHGRTLTYDMGYISLVYDETEVAEPASLEDLTEPEYENTLLAQNAQKADSGQAFLLWTIDAFGEDGYLDYWQRLEDNGVRVLDGWSESYSGAYMEGERSMVVSYSTDQVYANRFDYDFSRHQVAFPDDQGYANPEGMAIFEGAGDVDLAYDFFDFVLSSEAQAEIATRNVQYPAVADEHVDLDEEFDEYAHTPEEMVSFGYDDLRGNLDGWVEDWAQEFAGQ, encoded by the coding sequence ATGAAACGACGCGCGTTGCTCGGTGCGATCGGAAGCGGATCGGCGCTCGGCGTCGCCGGCTGTCTGACGCGGGACGACGGCGGCGACGAGGAGGGCGACGGAACGCTCACCGTCGTCACGTACGAGTCGATGATCGATACGGAGGACTCCGCCGGCCCGTGGCTCAAGGAGCGCTTCGAGGACGAGTTCGACGCCGAACTCGAGTGGAAGCAACTGCCCGACGGCGGGATCAACCACTACGTCCAGCGCGCCGATCGAGACGCCGGGATCGACGCCGACGTCTACCTGGGGCTGAACGTGGACGATCTGGTGCGCGTCGACGACCAACTCGATGACGGCGCTCTCTTTCGCGAACTCGACCGCGATCGACTCGAGCGCGCCGACCGCGTCCGCGACGAGTTCGCGCTGGGGGATCCCCACGGCCGCACGCTCACCTACGACATGGGCTACATCAGCCTCGTTTACGACGAAACCGAGGTCGCGGAACCCGCGTCGCTCGAGGATCTGACCGAACCCGAATACGAGAACACGCTGCTGGCCCAGAACGCCCAGAAAGCCGATTCGGGACAGGCGTTCCTGCTGTGGACGATCGACGCCTTCGGCGAGGACGGGTACCTCGACTACTGGCAGCGACTCGAGGACAACGGGGTTCGCGTCCTCGACGGCTGGAGCGAGTCCTACTCGGGCGCGTACATGGAGGGCGAGCGATCGATGGTCGTCTCCTACTCGACCGACCAGGTGTACGCCAACCGGTTCGACTACGACTTCTCGCGCCACCAGGTCGCCTTCCCGGACGACCAGGGCTACGCCAACCCCGAGGGGATGGCGATCTTCGAGGGCGCCGGCGACGTCGACCTCGCCTACGACTTCTTCGACTTCGTCCTCTCGAGTGAAGCCCAGGCCGAGATCGCTACCCGAAACGTCCAGTACCCGGCCGTCGCGGACGAGCACGTCGACCTCGACGAGGAGTTCGACGAGTACGCGCACACGCCGGAGGAGATGGTCTCGTTCGGCTACGACGATCTCCGGGGCAACCTCGACGGCTGGGTCGAGGACTGGGCCCAGGAGTTCGCCGGCCAGTAA
- a CDS encoding ATPase, translating to MILLVVGADRVDAGKTTFSVGLLERTGAVGYKPRAGNDYWFDHDDCRTALADDRLYGKDAKRLAAAEGRDRDPEALNPVHRLWRPTPDEGTGLLGKSDREFLVDRVGRPGDDDSPTFVRNATADIPDAVAEALPLEDAVAVETVAEFNEIAERRYVPAFEGLAAEIESTEVAVVESYSDIAQPLQSLDPAAISAVAAVEPGRVRIYPSDRYCRACEIASSSPKDGALEKRVPDVLEYLDPIDRIRLPPLGSDERAAPARIARAYSDAYDALLEAARAV from the coding sequence ATGATCCTCCTCGTGGTCGGTGCCGATCGCGTCGACGCCGGCAAGACCACGTTCTCGGTCGGCCTGCTCGAGCGCACCGGCGCGGTCGGCTACAAGCCCCGCGCCGGCAACGACTACTGGTTCGACCACGACGACTGCCGGACGGCGCTGGCTGACGACCGCCTCTACGGCAAGGACGCGAAGCGCCTCGCGGCCGCGGAGGGACGCGACCGCGACCCGGAAGCGCTCAACCCCGTCCACCGCCTCTGGCGACCCACGCCGGACGAGGGGACCGGACTCCTGGGGAAGTCCGATCGCGAGTTCCTCGTCGACCGCGTCGGCCGCCCGGGCGACGACGACAGTCCGACGTTCGTGCGCAACGCGACCGCGGATATTCCGGACGCGGTCGCCGAGGCGCTCCCGCTCGAGGACGCCGTCGCCGTCGAGACCGTCGCGGAATTCAACGAGATCGCCGAGCGGCGGTACGTCCCCGCATTCGAGGGGCTAGCCGCCGAGATCGAATCGACGGAGGTCGCGGTCGTCGAGTCCTACAGCGATATTGCGCAACCGCTCCAGTCGCTCGATCCCGCGGCGATCAGCGCCGTCGCGGCCGTCGAACCCGGCCGCGTCCGGATCTACCCAAGTGACCGCTACTGCCGGGCCTGCGAGATCGCCAGTTCGAGCCCGAAAGACGGCGCTCTCGAGAAGCGCGTCCCCGACGTGCTCGAGTACCTCGATCCGATCGACCGAATTCGCCTGCCGCCGCTCGGGAGCGACGAGCGGGCGGCGCCGGCGCGGATCGCTCGCGCGTATTCCGACGCCTACGACGCGCTGCTCGAGGCGGCTCGAGCGGTCTGA
- a CDS encoding DUF5827 family protein yields MPVPKDEFESLPPCDFYTPDELLEDDQMYTVYEIARLLQGIEADAEIDEGTESVLLDWAIPWVMTNADDLVVAEPRSDDEPGYYGLKE; encoded by the coding sequence ATGCCCGTTCCAAAGGACGAGTTCGAGAGTCTCCCGCCCTGTGACTTCTACACGCCCGACGAGTTGCTCGAGGACGACCAGATGTACACCGTCTACGAGATCGCCCGCCTCCTGCAGGGGATCGAGGCCGACGCCGAGATCGACGAAGGTACCGAGAGCGTCCTGCTGGACTGGGCGATCCCCTGGGTGATGACCAACGCGGACGATCTCGTGGTCGCCGAGCCGCGATCCGACGATGAACCCGGCTACTACGGCCTGAAAGAATGA
- a CDS encoding histidine kinase N-terminal 7TM domain-containing protein, translated as MSAAPGSPIVQAIYAIAALNSVALAGVLWRHRDRPGARPLLGTVLGSGLWTVCGLALMRIDPGPLALAFLALLFLGVGGGTMALLVFTLEYTGREELIRPPILAALSIEPVLVVFTVIANPGNLFYALSDGTVVWGPAFWIHTAYSYAVLAVVTALIVEFLVRSRSLYRGQSAALLAGALAAWLGNAAYVFGSIEVDTTPIGFAAAGILYAVAILRYQLVDVLPIARDRVLDTVTDAVFVVDDEDRLIDANPVGQRLLACVDGSPIGTSVDSLLADRPALREEVRALTATRDPTERELAVGDDYYLVRTTPIEDGRDRHAGWLFVAREITDRKRREARLERQNERLAEFANIVSHDLRNPLTVAGGHLQLAREADDPDSHLDEVERSHERMETIIEDVLALAREGRDVTDAEPVDLATLADRAWASVDTGDATLAIDSSAPILADLDRLQRLLENLFRNSLEHGAERADGAGLEVAVGTLGDARDRAGAGFYVADDGVGIPSSQRGQVFKGGYTTDEDGTGFGLAIVAEIATAHDWTSAVAESDAGGARFEFRGVEPAGDATPADAEIESTQSPLRSDPSQP; from the coding sequence ATGTCCGCGGCCCCCGGAAGCCCGATCGTACAGGCGATATACGCGATCGCGGCCCTCAACAGTGTCGCCCTCGCCGGCGTGTTGTGGCGCCATCGCGATCGGCCCGGCGCGCGGCCGCTGCTCGGGACCGTCCTCGGGTCAGGACTGTGGACCGTCTGTGGGCTTGCTCTCATGCGGATCGATCCGGGCCCCCTCGCCCTCGCATTCCTTGCACTCCTGTTCCTCGGCGTGGGGGGCGGAACGATGGCGCTGCTCGTCTTCACGCTCGAGTACACCGGTCGAGAGGAACTGATCAGACCGCCGATTCTGGCCGCGCTGTCGATCGAACCGGTGCTGGTCGTCTTCACCGTGATCGCGAATCCGGGAAACCTCTTCTACGCCCTGAGCGACGGAACGGTCGTGTGGGGGCCCGCGTTCTGGATCCACACGGCGTACTCCTACGCCGTCCTCGCCGTCGTGACGGCGCTGATCGTCGAGTTTTTGGTTCGCTCGCGGTCGCTGTATCGCGGGCAGAGCGCGGCGCTGCTCGCCGGCGCGCTCGCGGCCTGGCTCGGGAACGCCGCCTACGTCTTCGGATCGATCGAGGTCGATACGACGCCGATCGGGTTCGCCGCCGCTGGGATCCTGTACGCGGTCGCGATCCTTCGCTACCAACTGGTCGACGTCCTCCCGATCGCTCGCGATCGGGTGCTCGACACCGTCACCGACGCGGTCTTCGTCGTCGACGACGAGGACCGACTGATCGACGCCAATCCCGTCGGTCAGCGCCTGCTCGCGTGCGTCGACGGCTCGCCGATCGGGACCAGCGTCGACTCCCTGCTCGCCGACCGGCCCGCGTTGCGCGAGGAGGTCCGCGCGCTGACCGCGACTCGCGACCCCACGGAACGCGAACTCGCGGTCGGCGACGACTACTACCTCGTGCGAACGACGCCCATCGAGGACGGCCGCGATCGCCACGCCGGCTGGCTGTTCGTCGCTCGCGAGATCACCGACCGGAAACGCCGCGAGGCGCGACTCGAGCGACAAAACGAGCGCTTAGCGGAGTTCGCGAACATCGTTTCTCACGACCTCCGCAATCCGCTGACGGTCGCCGGCGGCCACTTACAACTGGCCCGCGAGGCCGACGATCCGGACTCGCACCTCGACGAGGTCGAGCGGTCCCACGAGCGGATGGAGACGATCATCGAGGACGTCCTCGCGCTCGCCCGCGAGGGACGGGATGTAACGGATGCCGAACCCGTCGACCTCGCGACGCTCGCGGACCGCGCGTGGGCGAGCGTCGATACCGGCGACGCGACTCTCGCGATCGACTCGAGCGCGCCGATACTGGCCGATCTCGACAGGTTGCAGCGACTGCTCGAGAACCTGTTTCGCAATTCCCTCGAGCACGGTGCCGAGCGCGCGGACGGCGCCGGCCTCGAGGTCGCGGTAGGAACGCTCGGCGACGCCCGCGACCGAGCCGGCGCGGGGTTTTACGTCGCGGACGACGGTGTCGGAATCCCGTCGTCCCAGCGTGGTCAGGTCTTCAAGGGCGGCTACACGACCGACGAGGACGGAACCGGGTTCGGACTTGCGATCGTCGCCGAGATCGCGACGGCTCACGACTGGACCAGTGCCGTCGCGGAGAGCGACGCCGGCGGTGCCAGGTTCGAGTTCCGCGGCGTCGAACCAGCCGGCGACGCGACTCCCGCGGACGCCGAGATCGAATCGACCCAGTCACCGCTTAGGTCTGACCCGTCTCAACCCTGA
- a CDS encoding RNA ligase yields MDRDEYLERLGATAETPEDLFEHVEERSTAGRTHHVLTAARHGVERGTVIVEETEAIVRGYPSIPRILVLDPGVPSFFEDGETVVIEEKLDGFNVRIAAVDGEPLAFTRSGYVCPYTTGRARDCLPLEEFFATHPEKTLCAELVGPETPYSTHDYEGIDTHEFLVFDVRDRETGTPLAVDGRRRLCEEYGFTQPRLFGRAAPADAVGPTRAAIEELDAAGREGVVLKSADGERLVKYTTETQHHEELAYAFSLPFDHGRDFVFSRIVRDAFQAAESDADDDRLEERAHDLGESILRPMVSAIRAVEAGETIGERHTVRGDPETIGALLDHLHDQSLTVDLESDRRADGERVVEFVKVAESSRDRIRYYLGGGTRDE; encoded by the coding sequence ATGGATCGTGACGAGTACCTCGAGCGGCTCGGGGCGACCGCGGAGACGCCCGAGGACCTCTTCGAGCACGTCGAGGAACGGTCGACGGCAGGACGGACCCACCACGTCCTCACGGCCGCTCGCCACGGGGTCGAGCGAGGGACGGTCATCGTCGAGGAGACGGAGGCCATCGTTCGCGGCTATCCGAGCATCCCTCGGATTCTCGTTCTCGACCCCGGAGTTCCGTCGTTTTTCGAAGACGGTGAGACCGTCGTCATCGAGGAGAAACTCGACGGCTTCAACGTTCGCATCGCGGCCGTCGACGGCGAGCCCCTCGCCTTCACCAGAAGCGGCTACGTCTGTCCGTACACGACGGGGCGGGCCCGCGATTGCCTCCCGCTCGAGGAGTTCTTCGCGACCCACCCAGAGAAGACCCTCTGCGCCGAACTTGTCGGCCCAGAGACGCCCTACTCGACCCACGACTACGAGGGGATCGACACCCACGAGTTCCTGGTCTTCGACGTCCGCGATCGCGAGACCGGGACGCCGCTCGCCGTCGACGGCCGGCGACGGCTCTGCGAGGAGTACGGGTTCACCCAGCCGAGACTCTTCGGACGGGCGGCGCCCGCCGACGCCGTTGGACCGACTCGAGCGGCGATCGAGGAACTCGACGCGGCTGGCCGGGAAGGGGTCGTCCTGAAGTCGGCGGACGGGGAGCGCTTGGTCAAGTACACGACGGAGACGCAACACCACGAGGAACTCGCCTACGCGTTCTCGCTGCCCTTCGATCACGGCCGCGACTTCGTCTTTTCGCGGATCGTCCGGGACGCGTTTCAGGCGGCCGAGTCCGACGCGGACGACGACCGACTCGAGGAACGGGCCCACGACCTCGGCGAGTCGATCCTCCGGCCGATGGTCTCAGCCATTCGGGCCGTCGAAGCCGGCGAGACGATCGGCGAGCGACACACGGTCAGGGGCGATCCGGAGACGATCGGCGCGCTCCTCGACCACCTGCACGACCAGTCGCTGACGGTCGACCTCGAGTCGGACCGCCGCGCGGACGGCGAGCGCGTCGTCGAGTTCGTGAAGGTGGCCGAGTCGAGCCGGGATCGGATCCGGTACTACCTGGGCGGTGGCACGCGGGACGAATGA
- a CDS encoding RNA ligase partner protein, whose amino-acid sequence MSGELPRQRFVLDTSLFITEEIRRGDESLESAVIRLFDLIATARLELNISCYVPPSIHDELATMLRERDVDETVFSRLDTWVVRKSPDRYGVTIPANIVYNFIDEMSDRVDRGLRVSEQAIREVEQLDPDALASDPTDDGREEYMTDADRILSNMRDKYRGALRQGVLDSREDFDLLILARELDAGVVTEDRGIISWADEFGLRYVRGGQFPTLLEEYLRAAGLEDES is encoded by the coding sequence ATGTCTGGCGAACTGCCGCGCCAACGGTTCGTTCTCGACACGTCGCTGTTCATCACCGAGGAGATCCGTCGGGGCGACGAATCGCTCGAGTCGGCCGTCATCCGCCTGTTCGACCTCATCGCGACCGCGCGACTCGAGCTCAACATCTCCTGTTACGTGCCGCCGTCGATCCACGACGAACTCGCGACGATGTTACGCGAGCGCGACGTCGACGAAACAGTATTCTCGCGGCTCGACACGTGGGTCGTCCGCAAGAGCCCCGATCGGTACGGCGTGACGATTCCGGCCAACATCGTCTACAACTTCATCGACGAGATGAGCGATCGGGTCGACCGCGGCCTCCGCGTCTCCGAACAGGCGATCCGCGAGGTCGAACAGCTCGATCCCGACGCGCTCGCGAGCGATCCGACCGACGACGGGCGCGAGGAGTACATGACCGACGCCGATCGGATCCTCTCGAACATGCGCGATAAGTACCGAGGGGCGCTCCGACAGGGCGTGCTCGACTCTCGCGAGGACTTCGACCTGCTGATCCTCGCCCGCGAACTCGACGCCGGCGTGGTCACCGAGGATCGGGGCATCATCTCCTGGGCCGACGAGTTCGGTCTTCGGTACGTTCGCGGCGGGCAGTTCCCGACGCTCCTCGAGGAGTACCTTCGAGCGGCCGGCCTCGAGGACGAGTCGTAA
- the sod gene encoding superoxide dismutase — MTDHELPPLPYDYDALEPALSEQVLTWHHDTHHQGYVNGLNSAEETLEENRESGDYSSTPGALKDVTHNGCGHYLHTLFWENMSPNGGGEPEGDLADRIEEDFGSYEGWKGEFQKAAGAAGGWALLVYDPVAKQLRNIAVDKHDQGALWGAHPVLALDVWEHSYYYDYGPDRGEFIDAFFDVVNWEKAEEEYQTCLNHFE; from the coding sequence ATGACTGACCACGAACTTCCACCACTTCCGTACGACTACGACGCGCTTGAACCGGCACTTTCCGAGCAGGTCCTGACCTGGCACCACGACACCCACCACCAGGGCTACGTGAACGGCCTGAACTCGGCCGAGGAAACCCTCGAGGAGAACCGCGAATCGGGCGACTACAGTTCGACGCCCGGGGCGCTCAAGGACGTCACCCACAACGGCTGTGGCCACTATCTCCACACGCTGTTCTGGGAGAACATGTCCCCCAACGGCGGCGGCGAGCCCGAGGGCGACCTCGCCGACCGCATCGAGGAGGACTTCGGCTCCTACGAGGGCTGGAAGGGCGAGTTCCAGAAGGCCGCCGGCGCCGCCGGTGGCTGGGCGCTGCTCGTCTACGACCCGGTCGCCAAGCAGCTGCGCAACATCGCGGTCGACAAGCACGACCAGGGCGCGCTCTGGGGCGCCCATCCCGTGCTCGCGCTGGACGTCTGGGAACACTCCTACTACTACGACTACGGTCCGGACCGTGGCGAGTTCATCGACGCCTTCTTCGATGTCGTCAACTGGGAGAAGGCCGAAGAAGAGTACCAGACCTGCCTCAATCACTTCGAGTAA
- a CDS encoding DUF7344 domain-containing protein: MRETEGESTELMAQVTPSLDLIFELLSNRRRRYTLYHLYDQPDGVATMDELTDAVVTHQYLESNADRETDDRTDADADGALEGRRQQVRMDLQHTHLPKLEDAGVLEHDHRSEMVRYWNQPSLEEWLEHARHKELV; the protein is encoded by the coding sequence ATGCGTGAAACAGAGGGAGAGTCGACGGAGCTCATGGCTCAGGTGACGCCGTCGCTGGATCTCATCTTTGAACTACTTTCGAACCGTCGTCGCCGATACACGTTGTACCATCTCTACGACCAGCCCGACGGCGTCGCGACGATGGACGAACTGACGGATGCCGTCGTCACGCACCAGTATCTCGAGTCGAACGCGGACCGCGAGACGGACGACCGGACCGACGCCGACGCTGACGGCGCTCTCGAGGGCCGTCGCCAACAGGTTCGCATGGACCTCCAGCATACGCACCTGCCGAAACTCGAGGATGCGGGCGTTCTCGAACACGACCATCGCAGCGAGATGGTCCGCTACTGGAACCAGCCGTCCCTCGAGGAGTGGCTCGAGCACGCCCGTCACAAGGAACTCGTCTGA
- the ndk gene encoding nucleoside-diphosphate kinase, whose translation MSDRERTFVMVKPDAFARGLVGEVVSRLEDRGLKLVGIKVENMPRERAEEHYGEHEDKPFYDDLVDFITSGPVVPMVWEGQDATRQVRQMIGETDPLEAEPGTIRGDYALDLGRNVVHAADHEDEGANEREIAIHFDDDELIDYDQHDAEWLYE comes from the coding sequence ATGAGTGACCGCGAGCGAACCTTCGTGATGGTCAAGCCCGACGCCTTCGCGCGTGGGCTCGTGGGCGAAGTCGTCTCCCGACTCGAGGACCGCGGGCTCAAGCTCGTCGGGATCAAGGTCGAGAACATGCCCCGCGAACGGGCCGAAGAACACTACGGTGAACACGAGGACAAACCGTTCTACGACGACCTCGTGGACTTCATCACCTCGGGACCGGTCGTCCCGATGGTCTGGGAGGGCCAGGACGCGACGCGTCAGGTCCGCCAGATGATCGGTGAGACCGACCCCCTCGAGGCCGAACCCGGAACGATCCGGGGCGACTACGCGCTCGATCTCGGTCGGAACGTCGTCCACGCTGCCGACCACGAGGACGAGGGCGCCAACGAACGCGAGATCGCGATCCACTTCGACGACGACGAGCTGATCGACTACGATCAGCACGACGCCGAGTGGCTCTACGAGTAA